The Alphaproteobacteria bacterium genome contains the following window.
GGAGCATTAACACATCCCATTTATCAATGTCGGCAGGTAAAAATAGATTCAGCGACTGCCCTTGACAAATATAAGGGGCACGATCTCCCGCAAGTTCAATGATCCACCGTTGATCGATTTCAAAGGCCGTTTTGAAGACATCTTTTTCCTCTTGAGAGAGACCGGTTAAATGCTGCACTGAGCCTTCATTTTCAAGAATCGATTGCCACGTCACGTCATTATTAAGCCCCTTAGTTTCCAATAACTTTTCCAAATGCCTGTTCTTGACGGCATAATTGCCCGAAAGGGTTTTATGATTATAGATATTGGCAGGAATGGGTTCAATACAAGCGCTTGTGCCGCCACAAATAATGCTGATGGAGGCAGTTGGAGCAATGGCAAGTTTATGACTAAAACGGGCTTTTATGGAACGATCAGCTGCGTCTAAGCAAGGGCCGCGTTCTTCTGCCAGTTGAACAGAAGCCGCATCAGCTTCACGTCTGATATGACGAAACATTTTCTTGTTCCAGGATTTCGCCATAGCACTCTCAAACGGAATGCCGCGAGATTGAAGGAACGAGTGAAAACCCATCAAACCTAAGCCCACAGAGCGCTCTCGCATGGCTGAATATTTTGCTCTTGCCATACCATCCGGTGCAGTATCAATAAATTCCTGCAGGACATTATCCAGAAAGCGCATCACGTCCTCAATAATGTAGGGATTATCATGCCATTCATCCCATGTTTCAGCATTGAGGGAAGATAAGCAGCAGACAGCTGTGCGGTCTTTTCCAAATTGGTCAGGACCTGTGGGTAGGAAAATCTCGCTACACAAGTTTGACATGCGTACTTTTAAACCTAACTCACGCTGATGCTTGGGCATGGCCTTATTAACCGTATCAATGTAAATAAGATAGGGCTCGCCAGTTTGCAGACGTATCTCCAGAATTTTTTGAAATAAGTTTCGGGCGTTAATGGTACGAATAATGGCGTTGGTCTTAGGACTGCGCAATCCAAATTCCTTATTATCACGGACAGCTTCCATAAATTCATCGGTGATGTTGATTCCGTGATGCAGATTCAGGCTTTTACGGTTGAAATCGCCAGAAGGTTTACGAACTTCTAAAAACTCTTCAATTTCAGGATGATGAATGTCTAGGTAGACGGCAGCAGAACCACGGCGCAGGGATCCTTGGCTGATGGCGAGGGTGAGAGAGTCCATCACACGAATAAAGGGAATAATTCCAGAAGTCTTTCCTGCCCGACCTATGGTTTCACCAATGCTGCGTACAAATCCCCAATAGGTTCCGACACCTCCACCATTTGACGCCAGTAATACGTTTTCGTTCCATGTGGAAACGATTCCATCCAAGCTGTCGGATACAGTGTTGAGAAAACAGGAAATAGGGAGACCTCTCTTGGCTCCTCCGTTGGAGAGAATAGGGGTAGAGGGCATAAACCACAGCTGGGAAATATAGTCATAAAGGCGCTGGGCATGGGCAACATCATCGGCATAGTTGCAGGCAACACGTGCAAACATATCCTGGTAACTTTCCCCTTTAAGGAGGTAACGATTATCTAGCGTTTCCTTACCAAATTGGATGAGGAGATCATCACGCTTACGATCAAGGCGAAGTTGCTCTT
Protein-coding sequences here:
- a CDS encoding ribonucleoside-diphosphate reductase subunit alpha, whose amino-acid sequence is MNHAYDFDRNGHLINFDPTRTLLKFPNPQEKKSPPVEKSAPKPKPTKEQLRLDRKRDDLLIQFGKETLDNRYLLKGESYQDMFARVACNYADDVAHAQRLYDYISQLWFMPSTPILSNGGAKRGLPISCFLNTVSDSLDGIVSTWNENVLLASNGGGVGTYWGFVRSIGETIGRAGKTSGIIPFIRVMDSLTLAISQGSLRRGSAAVYLDIHHPEIEEFLEVRKPSGDFNRKSLNLHHGINITDEFMEAVRDNKEFGLRSPKTNAIIRTINARNLFQKILEIRLQTGEPYLIYIDTVNKAMPKHQRELGLKVRMSNLCSEIFLPTGPDQFGKDRTAVCCLSSLNAETWDEWHDNPYIIEDVMRFLDNVLQEFIDTAPDGMARAKYSAMRERSVGLGLMGFHSFLQSRGIPFESAMAKSWNKKMFRHIRREADAASVQLAEERGPCLDAADRSIKARFSHKLAIAPTASISIICGGTSACIEPIPANIYNHKTLSGNYAVKNRHLEKLLETKGLNNDVTWQSILENEGSVQHLTGLSQEEKDVFKTAFEIDQRWIIELAGDRAPYICQGQSLNLFLPADIDKWDVLML